Proteins from a single region of Hymenobacter aquaticus:
- a CDS encoding CHRD domain-containing protein, with product MKKAYLYLALSAATLFTACSKDDETTAPAATTTETTATINGAQQTPANNSTATGTFTGTYNSGTKQLAYTVTYQGITATAGHIHLGGPGVAGGVAVPFDKLASPITGTVTLTADQADKLLTNGLYVNIHSAAYPQGEIRGDIRKK from the coding sequence ATGAAAAAAGCTTACCTCTACCTGGCCCTGTCGGCCGCTACCCTGTTTACCGCCTGCAGCAAAGACGACGAAACGACTGCGCCAGCCGCGACGACCACCGAAACCACGGCCACGATTAACGGAGCCCAGCAAACCCCGGCCAACAACTCCACGGCCACCGGCACCTTCACGGGCACCTACAACAGCGGCACCAAGCAACTGGCCTACACCGTTACGTACCAAGGCATTACCGCCACGGCCGGCCATATTCACTTGGGTGGCCCCGGCGTAGCGGGCGGCGTAGCCGTTCCCTTCGACAAACTAGCCTCGCCCATCACCGGCACCGTGACGCTGACGGCCGACCAGGCCGACAAGCTGCTCACCAACGGCCTGTATGTGAACATTCACTCGGCGGCATACCCGCAGGGTGAAATTCGCGGCGACATCCGCAAAAAATAA
- a CDS encoding mechanosensitive ion channel family protein — protein sequence MFSDLQRVLNTYWQQFLFISPKLLIAFVVLVLAIFVANHLSSLIGGKLRAKSHDPLMADFLTRFSKWALILTGAVLAMEVVGLYAIVGGVVAGAGLSAFIVGFALKDIAENFLAGVVLAFNRPFHIHDTVQIKDLVGKVEDLSLRVTIIKTFDGKHIFLPNAMVLREPLINFTRDGYIRQDFLVTVDLGEQGTSQRAADLLLNYVRANPNVEQKEPHTPYVILEKASATTADLRAYFWTFSEDYRRGTLALKSELMRDVKAGLREEGYAVQTVAQ from the coding sequence ATGTTTTCCGATCTACAGCGCGTTCTGAATACCTACTGGCAACAGTTTCTCTTTATTTCTCCCAAGCTCCTGATTGCCTTCGTCGTGCTGGTGCTGGCCATCTTCGTGGCCAACCACCTGAGCAGCCTGATCGGCGGTAAGCTGCGCGCCAAGTCGCACGACCCGCTGATGGCCGACTTCCTGACGCGCTTCAGCAAGTGGGCCCTGATTCTGACCGGGGCGGTGCTGGCCATGGAAGTCGTGGGCCTCTACGCCATTGTGGGCGGGGTGGTGGCCGGCGCGGGCCTGTCGGCCTTCATCGTGGGCTTTGCCCTGAAAGACATTGCCGAAAACTTCCTGGCCGGCGTGGTGCTGGCCTTCAACCGCCCCTTCCACATTCACGACACGGTCCAAATCAAGGACCTGGTGGGCAAAGTCGAGGACCTGAGCCTGCGCGTCACCATCATCAAGACCTTCGACGGCAAGCACATCTTCCTGCCCAACGCCATGGTGCTGCGCGAGCCCCTGATCAACTTCACCCGCGACGGCTACATCCGCCAGGATTTCCTGGTGACGGTAGATTTGGGGGAGCAGGGCACCTCCCAGCGCGCCGCCGACCTGCTGCTCAACTACGTGCGCGCCAACCCGAACGTGGAGCAAAAGGAACCGCATACGCCCTACGTCATCCTGGAAAAAGCCAGCGCCACCACCGCCGACCTGCGCGCCTACTTCTGGACGTTTTCCGAAGACTACCGCCGCGGTACGCTGGCGCTGAAAAGCGAATTGATGCGCGACGTAAAAGCAGGCCTGCGCGAGGAGGGCTACGCCGTGCAAACTGTGGCGCAGTAG
- a CDS encoding aldo/keto reductase: protein METRNLGQQGLRVSALGLGCMGMSDFYGQRDDAESTRTLHRAQELGVTFFDTADMYGPYLNEELVGRAFQGRRQQVVLATKFGIQRDPNDPTKRGVNGRPEYVRQACEGSLKRLGTDYIDLYYQHRVDPSTPIEETVGAMSRLVEEGKVRFLGLSEAAADTVRRAHAVHPISALQTEYSLWSRDPEDEILPTVRELGIGFVPYSPLGRGFLTGQIQKFEDLDQDDYRRHTPRFQGENFQKNLDLVARIKDLAGQKGCSASQLALAWVLAQGPDIVPIPGTKRISYLEENLGALEVQLTADELRQLDEIAPKGVAAGLRYPEQMMRSVNG, encoded by the coding sequence ATGGAAACTCGCAATTTGGGCCAGCAGGGCCTGCGCGTCTCGGCCCTGGGCCTGGGCTGCATGGGCATGTCCGACTTCTACGGGCAGCGCGACGACGCGGAAAGCACCCGCACCCTGCACCGGGCCCAGGAGCTGGGCGTCACCTTTTTCGACACGGCCGACATGTACGGCCCTTACCTGAACGAGGAATTGGTCGGCCGGGCCTTCCAGGGCCGGCGCCAGCAAGTGGTGCTGGCCACCAAGTTCGGGATTCAGCGCGACCCGAACGACCCCACCAAGCGCGGCGTGAATGGCCGCCCCGAGTACGTGCGCCAGGCCTGCGAAGGCAGCCTCAAGCGCCTGGGCACCGACTACATCGACCTCTACTACCAGCACCGCGTCGACCCCAGCACGCCCATCGAGGAAACCGTGGGGGCCATGAGCCGTTTGGTGGAGGAAGGCAAAGTGCGTTTTCTGGGCCTCTCGGAGGCCGCCGCCGACACCGTGCGCCGGGCCCACGCCGTGCATCCCATTTCGGCGTTGCAAACCGAATATTCGCTCTGGAGCCGTGACCCGGAAGACGAGATTCTGCCCACGGTGCGCGAGTTGGGCATCGGCTTCGTGCCCTACAGCCCCCTGGGCCGCGGCTTCCTGACCGGCCAGATCCAGAAGTTTGAGGACCTCGACCAGGACGACTACCGCCGCCACACGCCCCGCTTCCAGGGCGAGAACTTCCAGAAAAACCTGGACCTGGTAGCCCGCATCAAGGATTTGGCCGGCCAGAAAGGCTGCTCGGCCAGCCAGCTGGCCCTGGCTTGGGTGCTGGCCCAGGGCCCGGACATCGTGCCAATTCCCGGCACCAAGCGCATCAGCTACCTGGAAGAAAACCTGGGGGCCCTGGAGGTGCAACTCACGGCCGATGAGCTTCGTCAGCTCGACGAAATTGCCCCCAAAGGCGTGGCCGCGGGCCTGCGCTACCCCGAGCAGATGATGCGCAGCGTCAACGGTTAG
- a CDS encoding chloride channel protein, with translation MPKTLLHRTLSPLLLWRLRHVNDRVYLILVSVLVGGLAGLAAVVLKTSVQKAQELLYSWVPEQDRVFALFLYPIIGIGLTVLFTRYVLNGALSRGIGPIIYNIARQGSIVPRSKLYSQLITSFLTVTFGGSAGLEAPISVTGSALGSNVGRILRVGRRERRLLVGCGAAAGVAAIFNSPIAGVLFAVEVILSELSAPFFIPLLISSATATVVSKSLYAGQPFVLITTTWPVQAIPFYIVLGLMAALLSVYMIRVYFLADKYFERQKGTFSKVLLGGLALGIMVFVFPPLYGEGYNIVQLLLGGQPERLTDGSVFSVYRDENVWTLLLVAVASMLLKVFATCITVGSGGNGGMFGSSLFAGALVGFVTARLINLSGLYPISEVHFIVLGMAGTLAGVIHAPLTAIFLIAEITGGYALFVPLMVVCSSSYLITRYFEPYSVYTRKLVTRGVYMHADRDRSLLAQLDPMSLVSRDFVAVSPDSTLGELVMVFRHATRNLFPVVDAEGRLAGIVALDTVRDALFDDEHYTTTKVRDLMTPPPAIVNPDDTMLDILRCMEQLNAWALPVVSNGRYAGFILKSAILASYRRQLLKETE, from the coding sequence ATGCCCAAAACCCTGCTTCACCGAACTCTCAGCCCCCTGTTGCTGTGGCGCCTGCGCCACGTCAACGACCGGGTCTACCTGATTCTGGTGAGCGTGCTGGTGGGCGGCCTGGCCGGTCTGGCGGCCGTCGTGCTCAAAACCTCGGTGCAGAAGGCCCAGGAGCTGCTCTATTCCTGGGTGCCCGAGCAGGACCGGGTGTTTGCCCTGTTCCTCTACCCCATCATCGGTATCGGCCTCACCGTGCTATTCACGCGTTACGTGCTGAACGGGGCCCTGAGCCGGGGCATCGGCCCCATCATCTACAACATCGCGCGCCAGGGCAGCATCGTGCCGCGCAGCAAGCTCTATTCCCAGCTCATCACCTCGTTTCTGACCGTGACGTTCGGTGGTTCGGCCGGTCTGGAGGCCCCGATTTCGGTGACGGGCTCGGCGTTGGGCTCCAACGTGGGCCGCATTCTGCGGGTGGGCCGGCGCGAGCGGCGCCTGCTGGTGGGGTGCGGAGCGGCGGCGGGCGTGGCGGCCATCTTCAACAGCCCCATTGCCGGCGTGCTGTTTGCCGTGGAAGTAATTCTGTCGGAGCTGTCGGCCCCGTTTTTTATTCCCCTACTCATTTCCTCGGCCACGGCCACGGTGGTGTCCAAGTCGCTGTACGCGGGCCAGCCCTTCGTGCTGATTACCACCACCTGGCCGGTGCAGGCCATTCCCTTCTACATTGTGCTGGGCCTGATGGCGGCGCTGCTGTCGGTGTACATGATTCGGGTGTACTTCCTGGCCGACAAGTACTTCGAGCGTCAAAAGGGCACGTTCAGCAAGGTGCTGCTGGGGGGCCTGGCCCTGGGCATTATGGTGTTCGTCTTCCCGCCGCTCTACGGCGAGGGCTACAACATCGTGCAGCTGCTGCTGGGCGGGCAGCCCGAGCGCCTCACCGACGGCTCGGTGTTTTCGGTATACCGCGACGAAAACGTCTGGACGCTGCTGCTGGTGGCCGTGGCCAGTATGCTGCTCAAGGTGTTTGCCACCTGCATTACGGTGGGCTCGGGCGGCAACGGGGGCATGTTCGGCTCTTCGCTGTTTGCCGGCGCGCTGGTGGGCTTCGTCACTGCCCGCCTGATTAATCTGAGCGGCCTCTACCCCATTTCCGAAGTGCACTTCATCGTGCTGGGTATGGCCGGCACCCTGGCCGGCGTCATTCACGCGCCCCTGACGGCCATCTTCCTGATTGCCGAAATCACCGGCGGCTACGCGCTGTTTGTGCCCCTGATGGTGGTGTGCTCCAGCTCCTACCTGATTACGCGCTACTTCGAGCCCTACTCGGTGTACACCCGCAAGCTCGTAACCCGGGGCGTATATATGCACGCCGACCGGGACCGGAGCCTGCTGGCCCAGCTCGACCCGATGTCGCTGGTGAGCCGGGACTTCGTGGCCGTGAGCCCCGACAGCACCCTAGGCGAGCTGGTAATGGTGTTTCGCCACGCCACGCGCAACCTGTTTCCGGTGGTCGACGCCGAGGGCCGCCTGGCCGGCATCGTGGCCCTCGACACCGTGCGCGACGCCCTCTTCGACGACGAGCACTACACCACCACCAAGGTGCGCGACCTGATGACGCCCCCGCCGGCCATCGTCAACCCCGACGACACCATGCTCGACATTCTGCGCTGCATGGAACAGCTCAACGCCTGGGCTTTGCCCGTCGTCAGCAATGGCCGCTACGCCGGCTTCATCCTCAAGTCTGCCATCCTGGCCAGCTACCGCCGCCAGCTGCTGAAAGAAACGGAATGA
- a CDS encoding diadenylate cyclase, which translates to MPMWDHQSLFRVTAQLFADGIFNLLDRNLKPEVFLLGLASARETDEPQAVVIEPATHRYSPADFADVKAQAAALEPDGPRDMVYHLYSTDQDRYEKLRWYDLMRRATLHLLTDLTEARGEDRISFCSLPVSLHGYLVVVVLQLSSEAYHSYYSLPVQQRGTRAPSLLNAAVYEFLQDCSRALRESDTDEDRPVLDRDYNEVLRAAGRRFMLRAAAGTHGLYDACNGVAALRHEGDEGVGTMLVARRHHPAVVPVLTLETPIPLRDHRSIRKLLELSEGRTSLITDASDVFGLGHVVEPSDPHYEPLFTVHFTKHYSWELSHAGQVMMKVVSNTPRLPQGRVDAENFAKAVGRVFPHVDEPGIAYLWELTQNATKQTNGTILVISEGAAQEAVRLTRQCFRVTPRIMTPSVLRLVTNIDGAVFIDPSGVCYAIGAILDGLATEKGDSSRGSRFNSAVRYVESSRYACVAIVVSEDGLIDLLPPLKR; encoded by the coding sequence ATGCCCATGTGGGACCATCAAAGTCTATTCCGTGTCACGGCCCAATTGTTCGCCGATGGCATTTTCAACCTGCTTGACCGCAACCTGAAGCCTGAAGTTTTTTTGCTGGGCCTGGCCTCCGCCCGCGAGACGGACGAGCCCCAGGCCGTGGTCATTGAGCCCGCCACCCACCGCTACTCCCCGGCCGATTTTGCCGACGTGAAGGCCCAGGCCGCCGCCCTCGAGCCCGACGGCCCCCGCGACATGGTGTACCACCTGTACTCCACCGACCAGGACCGCTACGAGAAGCTGCGCTGGTACGACCTAATGCGCCGCGCCACCCTGCACCTGCTCACCGACCTGACCGAGGCGCGCGGCGAAGACCGCATCAGCTTCTGCTCGCTGCCCGTGAGCTTGCACGGCTACCTGGTCGTGGTGGTGTTGCAGCTCTCCAGCGAAGCCTACCACAGCTACTACTCGCTGCCGGTGCAGCAGCGGGGCACCCGCGCCCCGTCGCTGCTGAACGCGGCCGTGTACGAATTTTTGCAGGACTGCTCCCGGGCCCTGCGCGAATCGGATACGGATGAGGACCGGCCCGTGCTCGACCGGGACTACAACGAGGTGCTGCGCGCCGCCGGCCGCCGCTTTATGCTGCGCGCCGCCGCCGGCACCCACGGCCTCTACGATGCCTGCAACGGCGTGGCGGCCCTGCGCCACGAGGGCGACGAGGGCGTGGGCACCATGCTCGTGGCACGCCGCCACCACCCGGCCGTAGTGCCCGTGCTGACCCTGGAAACCCCGATTCCGCTGCGCGACCACCGCTCCATCCGGAAGCTACTGGAGCTGAGCGAGGGCCGCACGTCGCTGATTACGGACGCCTCCGACGTGTTTGGGCTGGGCCACGTGGTAGAGCCCAGCGACCCGCACTACGAGCCCCTGTTCACGGTGCACTTCACCAAGCACTACAGCTGGGAGCTGAGCCACGCCGGTCAGGTCATGATGAAAGTAGTGTCGAATACCCCGCGCCTGCCCCAGGGCCGCGTCGATGCCGAGAACTTCGCCAAAGCGGTGGGGCGCGTTTTTCCCCACGTCGATGAGCCGGGCATTGCCTACCTGTGGGAGCTCACCCAGAACGCCACCAAGCAAACGAATGGCACCATCCTGGTGATTTCGGAAGGGGCCGCCCAGGAAGCGGTGCGCCTCACCCGCCAGTGCTTCCGCGTGACGCCCCGCATCATGACGCCCTCGGTGCTACGCCTGGTCACCAACATCGACGGGGCCGTGTTCATCGACCCCAGCGGGGTGTGCTACGCCATTGGGGCCATTCTGGACGGGCTGGCCACGGAAAAAGGCGACTCCTCGCGCGGCTCCCGCTTCAACTCTGCCGTGCGCTACGTGGAAAGCAGCCGCTACGCCTGCGTGGCCATCGTCGTGAGTGAGGACGGCCTGATTGACCTGCTGCCCCCGCTCAAGCGGTAA
- a CDS encoding ADP-ribosylglycohydrolase family protein produces the protein MDAAICRGALLGLAVADALGVPVEFESRARRRPDPVTAMRAYGTHHQPSGTWSDDSSLTFCLAESLVYVGSYAIDTHDLSRRFINWLDHGYWTPHGQVFDVGIATREAIARLRAGVAPEKAGGQREYDNGNGALMRILPLVFHPRWQRADAAERQRLTHQVCSLTHGHYRSTLACYLYLEMAWGLLQGLTPAQAQQRLRQDVAPGLLPRLAKEIHHVERVLDAGLALVPEADIQSSGYVVHTLEAALWCLLRGEGYADTVLRAVNLGDDTDTTGAVAGGLAGLCYGVAQLPADWLQVLVKRAEIENLADRLSGLK, from the coding sequence ATGGATGCTGCTATCTGTCGGGGAGCGTTGCTGGGGCTGGCCGTGGCCGATGCGCTGGGCGTGCCCGTCGAGTTTGAAAGCCGGGCCCGCCGCCGCCCCGACCCGGTAACCGCCATGCGCGCGTACGGCACTCACCACCAGCCCAGCGGTACCTGGTCGGATGACTCTTCCCTCACGTTTTGCCTGGCCGAGTCTCTGGTCTACGTGGGAAGCTACGCCATCGACACCCACGATTTGAGCCGGCGCTTTATCAACTGGCTGGACCACGGCTACTGGACGCCCCACGGGCAGGTGTTCGACGTGGGCATAGCCACCCGCGAAGCCATTGCCCGGCTGCGGGCCGGCGTAGCACCCGAAAAAGCCGGCGGCCAGCGCGAGTACGACAACGGCAACGGGGCCCTGATGCGGATTCTTCCTTTGGTGTTTCATCCGCGCTGGCAGCGGGCCGATGCCGCGGAGCGCCAGCGCCTCACGCACCAGGTTTGCAGCCTCACCCACGGCCACTACCGCTCCACGCTGGCCTGCTACCTCTACCTGGAAATGGCCTGGGGTCTGTTGCAGGGCCTCACGCCGGCTCAGGCCCAGCAGCGGCTGCGCCAAGACGTAGCGCCCGGACTACTGCCCAGGCTGGCCAAGGAAATCCACCATGTTGAGCGGGTACTGGATGCCGGGCTGGCCCTGGTGCCGGAGGCCGATATCCAGTCGTCGGGCTACGTGGTGCATACCCTGGAAGCGGCCCTGTGGTGCCTGCTGCGCGGTGAGGGGTACGCCGATACGGTGCTCAGGGCCGTTAACCTCGGCGACGATACCGATACCACCGGCGCCGTGGCCGGCGGCCTGGCCGGGCTCTGCTACGGCGTTGCGCAGCTCCCCGCCGACTGGCTGCAAGTGCTGGTAAAGCGCGCCGAAATAGAAAATTTAGCTGATCGGCTTAGTGGGCTGAAATAA
- a CDS encoding TIGR03862 family flavoprotein: MTPFIAVIGGGPAGLLAAQHLAEAGHAVRVYDARPTVGRKFLVAGHGGFNLSNAEPLPAFAQRYGTRQASFQRFLEHFSPEQLRRWLLGLGITTFVGTSGRIFPTDDHKPAQVLKAWLNRLHTLGVQIQVRHRWLGFTPDHGLRLREEASGQEHTLYPAATVLALGGASWSKTGSDGQWTTALAEAGVQLEPFAPSNCGAEVAWSAFFREKVGRAPLKNIALSCNGHTVRGELLLTDYGLEGTPVYALTPALRAALAAPAPAPLLLNLKPDLTLAQLGQKLQAPRKGKSLAAYLEKTLRLGFPIPTLLRELAPAEAGATPETLAALIQNITIPVTGLRPLEEAISTAGGVAWAEVDEHLMLQRRPGVFVAGEMLDWEAPTGGYLLQGCFSTGAWVAQGVRQWLAGRG, encoded by the coding sequence ATGACGCCTTTTATTGCCGTTATCGGGGGTGGGCCGGCGGGGTTGCTGGCGGCCCAGCACCTGGCCGAAGCGGGCCACGCGGTCCGGGTCTACGACGCCCGGCCGACGGTTGGGCGCAAGTTTCTGGTGGCGGGCCACGGCGGGTTCAACCTGTCGAATGCCGAGCCGCTGCCGGCCTTCGCGCAACGCTACGGAACCCGGCAGGCCAGCTTTCAGCGCTTCCTGGAGCATTTTTCGCCCGAGCAATTGCGCCGCTGGCTGCTAGGGCTGGGCATCACCACGTTCGTGGGCACCAGTGGCCGGATTTTCCCCACCGACGACCACAAGCCCGCGCAGGTGCTCAAGGCCTGGCTGAATCGGCTCCACACCCTGGGCGTGCAGATTCAGGTGCGGCACCGCTGGCTGGGCTTCACCCCCGACCACGGCCTGCGCCTGCGCGAGGAAGCCAGCGGGCAGGAGCACACGCTATACCCGGCGGCCACGGTGCTGGCCCTGGGCGGCGCCAGCTGGAGCAAAACCGGCTCCGACGGCCAGTGGACCACGGCGCTGGCCGAGGCGGGCGTGCAGCTGGAGCCGTTTGCGCCATCCAACTGCGGGGCCGAGGTGGCGTGGTCGGCTTTTTTCCGGGAGAAGGTGGGCCGCGCGCCGCTCAAGAACATTGCCCTCAGCTGCAACGGCCACACCGTGCGCGGCGAGCTGCTACTGACCGATTACGGCCTGGAAGGCACCCCGGTGTACGCCCTGACGCCGGCCCTGCGCGCGGCCCTGGCGGCCCCAGCCCCGGCCCCGCTGCTGCTCAACCTCAAGCCCGACCTGACCCTGGCCCAGCTGGGGCAGAAGCTACAGGCGCCGCGTAAGGGCAAGTCGCTGGCGGCCTACCTGGAGAAAACGCTGCGCCTGGGCTTTCCCATTCCCACGCTGCTGCGCGAGCTGGCACCCGCCGAGGCCGGCGCTACCCCCGAAACCCTGGCGGCTCTGATTCAGAACATTACGATTCCGGTAACCGGGCTGCGGCCCCTGGAAGAAGCCATTTCTACGGCCGGGGGCGTGGCCTGGGCTGAAGTGGACGAGCACCTGATGCTGCAACGGCGGCCGGGCGTATTTGTGGCGGGCGAAATGCTGGACTGGGAAGCCCCCACCGGCGGGTATTTGCTGCAGGGCTGCTTCAGTACCGGGGCCTGGGTTGCCCAGGGCGTGCGGCAGTGGCTGGCGGGCCGGGGCTGA
- a CDS encoding magnesium citrate secondary transporter — MQLPREFGRPAFWLPLLTYLAYQLNARLWHRPLPPLVTAYLSDLLAMPVILTLALVVQRRWVQRRAAFILPDSWLLGAWLYVSVWFELALPLLSSRHVGDPLDAVAYGLGTLFFRQLLNRPA; from the coding sequence ATGCAGCTGCCCCGCGAGTTTGGCCGCCCCGCCTTCTGGCTGCCCCTGCTGACGTACCTGGCGTACCAGCTCAACGCCCGCCTCTGGCACCGGCCGCTGCCGCCCCTGGTCACGGCTTACCTGTCCGATTTGCTGGCCATGCCCGTCATTCTGACCCTGGCTTTGGTGGTGCAGCGGCGCTGGGTACAGCGCCGCGCCGCCTTCATTTTGCCCGATTCGTGGCTGCTGGGGGCCTGGCTCTACGTGTCGGTCTGGTTTGAGCTGGCCCTGCCCCTGCTCTCGTCCCGCCACGTCGGCGACCCGCTCGACGCGGTAGCCTACGGGCTGGGCACGCTCTTTTTCCGGCAGCTGCTGAACCGCCCCGCCTAA
- a CDS encoding cation:proton antiporter domain-containing protein, with protein sequence MGPYSILIGLSIAVILSYLFDLAARATKVPSVLMLLLTGIALRQAADYFDFAVQVPSVVLQIFGIIGLIMIVLEGAMDLKISRDKAPLIRRSFFAAALMLVVQALAIAALLHAYVGASWQSCLVNAIPLAVVSSAIAIPSVAGLWGEKQEFIVYESTFSDILGIMFFNFALQDDFAQGVSVITFSRDVLAIVVVAVLSTLALAFLLDRIRLHIKFFLIFAFLILMYSAAKKLHLSSLLLVLVFGLAVNNAELFLRGPLKRWFRPERLASELHQLKSITAESAFLIRTFFFLLFGYSITLASLLSVSLLLQGVLIVAVLVAIRYVYLRFVARTELIPELFIAPKGLITVLLFYSIPPEHLIGEISENILFVVILLTGVLMMIGLLLTREEPEIGEY encoded by the coding sequence ATGGGGCCGTATTCTATTCTGATTGGGCTAAGTATAGCCGTCATTCTCTCGTACCTGTTCGATCTGGCCGCCCGCGCCACCAAGGTGCCCTCGGTGCTCATGCTGCTGCTCACCGGCATTGCCCTGCGCCAGGCCGCCGACTACTTCGACTTCGCCGTGCAGGTGCCCTCGGTGGTGCTGCAGATCTTCGGCATCATCGGCCTGATCATGATTGTGCTGGAAGGGGCTATGGACTTGAAAATCAGCCGCGACAAAGCCCCGCTGATCCGCCGCTCCTTTTTTGCCGCCGCCCTGATGCTGGTGGTGCAGGCCCTGGCTATTGCGGCGCTCCTGCACGCCTACGTGGGCGCGTCGTGGCAGAGCTGCCTGGTCAATGCCATTCCGCTGGCCGTCGTCAGCAGCGCCATTGCCATTCCGAGCGTGGCGGGCCTGTGGGGCGAAAAGCAGGAGTTTATCGTCTACGAAAGCACGTTTTCCGACATTCTGGGCATCATGTTCTTCAACTTCGCGCTCCAGGACGACTTTGCCCAGGGCGTGTCGGTCATCACCTTCTCGCGCGACGTGCTGGCCATCGTGGTGGTGGCCGTGCTCAGTACCCTGGCCCTGGCCTTCCTGCTCGACCGGATCCGGCTGCACATCAAGTTCTTCCTGATTTTCGCCTTCCTGATTCTGATGTACAGCGCGGCCAAAAAGCTGCACTTGTCGTCGCTGCTGCTGGTGCTCGTGTTTGGCCTGGCCGTGAACAACGCCGAGCTGTTTCTGCGGGGCCCGCTCAAGCGCTGGTTTCGGCCCGAGCGCCTGGCTTCCGAGCTGCACCAGCTCAAGAGCATCACCGCCGAGTCGGCCTTCCTGATTCGCACGTTCTTTTTCCTGCTCTTCGGCTACTCCATCACCCTGGCCAGCCTGCTGAGCGTGTCGCTGCTGCTACAGGGCGTGCTGATCGTGGCCGTGCTGGTGGCTATCCGCTACGTGTACCTGCGCTTTGTTGCCCGCACCGAGCTGATTCCGGAGCTGTTCATCGCGCCCAAAGGCCTGATAACGGTGCTGCTCTTCTACAGCATTCCGCCCGAGCACCTGATTGGCGAAATCAGCGAAAACATCCTGTTCGTGGTTATCCTGCTCACCGGCGTCCTGATGATGATCGGCCTGCTGCTCACCCGCGAAGAACCCGAAATCGGGGAATATTAG